One part of the Anopheles coustani chromosome 2, idAnoCousDA_361_x.2, whole genome shotgun sequence genome encodes these proteins:
- the LOC131263557 gene encoding activin receptor type-2A-like → MCGLVHFLFYLSLLMVIKGSLSRARLADELRCVTYACKDGECMEGEEVCDETKPERCGGCFVVWMTNNVTNEINVTMKGCFTHPTDCNHTECVDTSTDMRKNLNFCCCRGNLCNKEQKWVPISTKAPELAESVAAEANWPIITVISLTSFVIALILLWAYYFTHQKQAMFNEIPTVEPDISSSSTNISNRPIDLKDIKARGRFGVVWRAQLGNQEVAVKIFPMQERQSWITEQDIFKLPRMNHPNILEFIGCEKRVDMASTDFWLITAYCENGSLCDFLKAHTVSWTDLCKIASTMARGLTHLHEEVQGTRTDGLKPSIAHRDFKSKNVLLKADLTACIADFGLALVFTPGKSCGDTHGQVGTRRYMAPEVLEGAINFTRDAFLRIDVYACGLVLWELVSRCTVHGGPVDEYRLPFETELGPHPTLEEMQENVVTKKLRPSIFDPWRNHAGLNAICETMEDCWDHDAEARLSSSCVLERLSQYARFPTRQFFVATNTTNELPTKIASESV, encoded by the exons ATGTGTGGCTTggtgcattttcttttctacctCTCCC TGCTGATGGTTATAAAGGGTTCGCTGAGTCGGGCACGCCTTGCAGATGAACTTCGGTGCGTAACGTACGCGTGCAAGGATGGAGAGTGCATGGAAGGAGAGGAAGTTTGTGACGAGACGAAGCCCGAACGGTGCGGAGGGTGTTTCGTCGTGTGGATGACGAACAATGTGACCA ACGAGATCAACGTAACGATGAAAGGTTGCTTTACGCACCCGACCGACTGCAATCATACCGAGTGCGTCGACACGTCAACCGATATGAGGAAAAATCTCAACTTCTGCTGCTGTCGCGGTAACCTATGCAACAAGGAGCAAAAATGGGTCCCGATCTCAACGAAGGCACCGGAGTTGGCTGAGTCGGTTGCCGCGGAGGCCAACTGGCCAATCATTACCGTCATCTCACTCACGTCCTTTGTGATTGCGCTGATCTTGCTGTGGGCCTACTATTTCACCCATCAGAAGCAAGCTATGTTCAACGAAATTCCAACG GTTGAACCGGACATTTCGAGCTCGTCCACCAACATTTCCAACCGGCCGATTGACCTCAAGGACATCAAAGCCCGTGGACGATTCGGTGTGGTATGGCGCGCACAGCTGGGTAACCAGGAGGTGGCGGTTAAGATTTTCCCCATGCAGGAGCGCCAGTCGTGGATCACCGAGCAGGACATTTTCAAG CTGCCTCGTATGAACCACCCCAACATTCTGGAGTTTATCGGCTGCGAAAAGCGTGTCGACATGGCCAGCACGGACTTCTGGCTCATCACGGCCTACTGTGAAAATGGGTCGTTGTGTGATTTTCTGAAGGCACACACCGTCAGCTGGACAGACCTATGCAAGATTGCCAGTACGATGGCGCGTGGTCTTACGCACCTGCACGAGGAGGTACAGGGTACGCGCACCGACGGTCTCAAACCCTCGATAGCCCACCGTGATTTCAAGAGCAAAAACGTGCTGCTCAAGGCGGATCTTACTGCGTGCATCGCTGATTTCGGCTTGGCCCTAGTATTCACACCAG GAAAATCGTGCGGTGATACGCACGGACAGGTCGGTACGCGCCGCTACATGGCACCGGAGGTGCTCGAGGGAGCGATCAATTTCACCCGGGACGCATTCCTGCGCATCGACGTGTACGCGTGTGGGCTCGTCCTGTGGGAGCTGGTATCACGCTGCACCGTTCACGGCGGCCCAGTCGACGAGTACCGATTGCCATTCGAAACCGAGCTTGGCCCCCACCCGACGCTGGAGGAAATGCAGGAAAACGTGGTGACGAAGAAATTGCGCCCGAGCATCTTTGATCCCTGGCGAAACCATGCG GGCCTGAATGCAATCTGTGAAACGATGGAGGACTGCTGGGATCACGATGCCGAGGCCCGGCTGTCATCTTCCTGCGTGCTCGAGCGGCTCTCGCAGTACGCCCGGTTTCCAACACGCCAATTTTTCGtcgccaccaacaccaccaacgaGCTGCCGACGAAGATAGCGTCCGAGAGCGTGTGA